Proteins from a genomic interval of Schistosoma mansoni strain Puerto Rico chromosome 2, complete genome:
- a CDS encoding putative dreadlocks/dock, whose protein sequence is MMSHKNTDFVIVKFDYEASDSHELGIQKGEKLTLIDDSQHWWKVMNSFGKTGYVPSNYVKRSKQGIFSSLRNTLGRRKNRQEGSTSTRQSNPSSPTPDGSNGFSAFDLRHESAESLGAKVASTSASTSILIPPSQAFADMRLQEGISDSFSIPSNNQISVQHAKRFQNANKTVDSESINWMSKSDARQAYPQTTFNQHSIPNYQNGHGAVNVSLSLFQQTTNIMTGTLNNTSYFGTGTGLGRQICQARFNYPACQPDELSIERGDKIRVLEKSSDGWWRGILITEGKPQRMGWFPSNYVTLDLSKNLNRSGSSSQPSILNSSTLNRDVNDLSVPNISNTQDQIQAQYLAYQYYDQQHSLNPGSITENQQQVHQQPQLLVRNNGTDPPCHEGQQQQHETVVTLYPFVRSHAAELSFGENEVLEVLSKPPDDPAWWHCRNNRGESGLVPHNYVSVFTTPPTATTTLGKPFSSNYKPLSCQSTNFGHSVRSNQISVTNSSYMVTNKSQPTDGETLRLNYATQSSTGCLHINRPWFWGIISRAECEEMLGKHSLPGEFIVRDSESHPGDLTITINAGNKTRNFKVHVEKGQYHIGQKVFNCIDDLIEHYGSHPIFKNEHEKHYLTQPFVHPGIKSVILYESNNNSNSINNITSTTPTKSINTVSSVSSTYFLPVCGSSGNTPTYHQSITAPHNRFS, encoded by the exons ATGATGTCTCATAAAAATACGGATTTTGTGATAGTGAAATTTGATTATGAGGCATCAGATAGTCATGAGCTTGGAATTCAGAAAGGCGAAAAATTAACGCTTATCGATGATAGCCAACATTGGTGGAAAGTAATGAATTCCTTTGGAAAGACTGGCTATGTCCCTAGCAATTATGTTAAACGTTCAAAACAA GGTATATTTTCAAGTTTGCGAAATACTCTGGGGCGCCGAAAAAATCGTCAGGAAGGTTCAACAAGCACTAGACAGTCTAATCCTTCTTCACCTACCCCGGATGGGAGTAATGGCTTTTCAGCTTTCGATTTAAGACATGAAAGTGCAGAGTCCCTTGGAGCTAAAGTTGCCAGCACATCTGCGTCTACAAGTATCTTAATTCCTCCAAGTCAAGCATTTGCGGATATGCGACTTCAGGAAGGAATTTCTGACAGCTTTTCCATCCCCTCAAATAACCAGATATCCGTTCAACATGCGAAAAGATTTCAAAATGCAAATAAAACAGTTGATAGTGAATCAATCAACTGGATGTCGAAATCTGATGCAAGACAAGCTTACCCTCAG ACTACTTTTAATCAGCATTCCATACCAAATTATCAAAATGGACATGGCGCTGTAAATGTTTCCTTATCACTGTTCCAACAAACTACTAATATTATGACAGGAACTTTAAATAATACGTCCTATTTTGGCACTGGGACTGGTTTAGGTCGTCAAATATGTCAAGCACGTTTCAATTATCCTGCTTGTCAACCAGATGAATTGTCAATTGAAAGAGGCGATAAAATTCGTGTTTTGGAAAAAAGTTCAGATGGTTGGTGGCGTGGTATTCTAATTACCGAAGGTAAACCACAACGAATGGGATGGTTTCCATCAAACTATGTCACATTGGATTTATCAAAAAATCTGAATAG ATCTGGAAGTAGTTCACAACCCAGTATATTAAATTCAAGTACACTTAATCGGGATGTAAATGATTTGTCTGTGCCAAATATTTCAAATACTCAAGATCAAATTCAAGCGCAATATTTAGCTTATCAATATTATGACCAACAACATTCTTTGAATCCTGGTTCTATTACAGAAAACCAACAACAAGTACATCAACAACCGCAATTGCTAGTACGTAATAACGGTACTGATCCACCTTGTCATGAAGGTCAGCAACAGCAACATGAAACTGTCGTAACTCTTTACCCGTTTGTGCGTAGTCATGCAGCAGAGCTGTCTTTCGGTGAAAATGAGGTCTTGGAAGTACTTAGCAAACCTCCTGATGATCCAGCTTGGTGGCACTGTCGCAATAATCGTGGTGAAAGTGGTCTGGTACCACATAATTATGTTTCTGTTTTCACAACACCACCGACGGCAACTACAACACTAGGCAAACCGTTCAGTTCAAATTACAAACCATTATCTTGTCAGTCTACGAATTTTGGCCATTCTGTTCGAAGTAACCAGATATCTGTGACTAATTCAAGTTATATGGTAACAAATAAGTCACAGCCTACTGATGGAGAAACATTGAGGCTAAATTATGCTACACAGTCTAGTACAGGTTGCTTGCATATAAATCGACCATGGTTCTGGGGTATTATTTCACGCGCTGAATGTGAAGAAATGCTAGGTAAACATTCTTTACCTGGTGAATTCATCGTTCGCGATAGTGAATCTCAT CCCGGAGATTTGACTATAACTATCAATGCAGGCAATAAAACAAGAAATTTCAAAGTACATGTTGAAAAAGGACAATACCATATTGGTCAGAAAGTATTCAATTGTATTGATGATCTTATCGAGCATTATGGTAGTCATccaatatttaaaaatgaacatGAGAAACATTATCTTACACAACCTTTTGTTCATCCTGGTATTAAATCAGTAATCCTTTAcgagagtaataataatagtaatagtattaataatattacTTCTACTACTCCAACTAAAAGTATTAACACTGTATCGTCGGTATCATCTACGTATTTTCTTCCAGTTTGTGGTAGTAGTGGGAACACCCCAACCTATCATCAGTCTATTACTGCTCCACACAATCGTTTTTCTTAA